In Haloarchaeobius litoreus, the following are encoded in one genomic region:
- the dph5 gene encoding diphthine synthase — protein sequence MLTFIGLGLYDERSITVEGQAALRAADAAYAELYTSKLVGASIEDVADYHDVDIEVRDRAGVEQHPEDILDAAEDRDVAFLTAGDTMISTTHVDLRLRAHERGIETRVIHGTTAQTATSSLTGLQNYRFGKATTLPFAYAHGGDGVPQSVLDTVADNRERGLHTVVYLDIKVGRGPDGDDPEHEEYMTADHAAGQLAEHLPDTLGVVVARAGSPEPLVAADRLSALADREFGDPLHLLVIPGDLHPIESDALRELGGAPAELVEY from the coding sequence ATGCTCACGTTCATCGGCCTCGGCCTGTACGACGAACGCTCCATCACGGTCGAGGGGCAGGCGGCGCTCCGGGCCGCCGACGCGGCCTACGCGGAACTGTACACCAGCAAGCTCGTCGGGGCGTCCATCGAGGACGTCGCTGACTACCACGACGTCGACATCGAGGTGCGCGACCGCGCCGGCGTCGAACAGCACCCCGAGGACATCCTCGACGCCGCCGAGGACCGGGACGTCGCCTTCCTCACCGCTGGCGATACGATGATCTCGACGACCCACGTCGATCTCCGACTCCGGGCCCACGAGCGCGGCATCGAGACACGGGTCATCCACGGGACGACCGCCCAGACCGCGACCAGCTCGCTGACCGGCCTCCAGAACTACCGCTTCGGCAAGGCGACCACGCTCCCGTTCGCGTACGCCCACGGCGGCGACGGGGTCCCGCAAAGCGTCCTCGACACCGTCGCGGACAACCGCGAGCGCGGCCTCCACACCGTCGTCTACCTCGACATCAAGGTCGGCCGCGGTCCAGACGGCGACGACCCGGAACACGAGGAGTACATGACCGCCGACCACGCCGCAGGCCAGCTCGCCGAACACCTGCCCGACACGCTCGGCGTCGTCGTCGCTCGTGCCGGGAGCCCCGAACCGCTCGTCGCCGCGGACCGCCTCTCGGCGCTCGCCGACCGCGAGTTCGGCGACCCGCTGCACCTGCTCGTGATTCCCGGTGACCTCCACCCCATCGAGAGCGACGCGCTCCGCGAACTCGGCGGCGCGCCCGCCGAACTGGTCGAGTACTGA
- a CDS encoding ATP-binding protein codes for MLPDNGDSTEISTIDVAPSGRIVETLARREAIPSVKEQVDNAIDAARRHNYLIEQQSESVGEKITDARIEIEFPTTDDEEQDDAGEEQAEVGEESDESQDRDNQPEEEPYIEIWDNCGGLSEDRHAIVLRPGTSASEETEDLPQLPDAIGWAGVGAIRGAMSLGHTVTFASRREGEEMGHKATVTLDNYTSDETEVPLEPYEMEEGTSFIRIEDLTIDLEEDFGEDGTELIEELASTYSLFLGGEFPGVREEDDLEPDIDLDLYVNDTLVNDQVEAKDYDWAFVSMDNLHPRTIRGYEVTPEKFDGISERLRVDFTAGLLRSKDSSKMGLTLYANRRKILDAETEQGLSRQFNFNSFNPVTQGRLCILVSIRSVEEPSDIPTTDEKDTLNFDYTATKEILKAVGRLGVEYQRHSMSKKLPGPITKAYPRRHPQASNGGEIEDHDYSSDPDDPEDVGRKNITNKPGRPGSGRYNDFPEYPRVRDTIKTHAKLGIWCPSVLAPEFRPAYVGITEEISEEYDLEPTEGYYENQFREFHEEAYWLEEPIEVVDGPDEEYDTETRVEYLTELARLHAREGIYYTGLPEFEEPFYEEQLVTAGASLDELQEVDELTDELQPESPEEPDESDEEEGAETERAGVLSTTTITNTLTAEQKDRIEDQHLPPGYDSLDEVDEEAIAHVLKSVLEEAEEAEEKLKNIQNMIQT; via the coding sequence ATGCTACCCGACAACGGGGACTCCACCGAGATCTCTACTATTGACGTCGCTCCGTCGGGACGAATCGTCGAAACCCTTGCCCGCCGAGAGGCCATCCCCAGCGTCAAGGAGCAGGTCGATAATGCCATCGACGCCGCGCGCAGGCACAATTACCTCATCGAGCAACAGTCCGAGAGCGTCGGAGAGAAGATTACAGACGCACGGATTGAGATCGAGTTCCCCACTACTGACGACGAGGAACAAGATGACGCCGGTGAGGAACAGGCCGAAGTCGGTGAGGAAAGTGATGAATCACAAGACCGTGATAATCAACCCGAAGAAGAGCCCTACATAGAAATTTGGGATAACTGTGGGGGTCTCTCCGAGGACCGGCACGCGATTGTTCTCCGGCCCGGAACGTCTGCGAGCGAGGAGACTGAAGACCTCCCGCAACTTCCTGATGCGATTGGATGGGCGGGCGTCGGCGCCATCAGAGGTGCGATGTCACTCGGACATACCGTCACCTTTGCAAGCCGCCGCGAAGGCGAGGAGATGGGCCACAAGGCGACGGTAACGCTCGACAACTACACGAGCGACGAGACGGAAGTCCCACTAGAACCCTATGAGATGGAGGAGGGAACCTCGTTCATCCGAATTGAGGACCTCACCATCGACCTCGAGGAGGACTTCGGTGAAGACGGAACCGAACTCATCGAGGAACTCGCGTCGACGTATTCGCTTTTCCTTGGCGGTGAATTCCCCGGAGTCAGAGAAGAGGACGACCTCGAGCCCGACATCGATCTCGACCTGTACGTCAATGATACTCTGGTGAACGACCAGGTCGAGGCCAAAGACTACGACTGGGCCTTCGTCTCGATGGATAATCTCCACCCGCGTACGATCCGGGGATACGAGGTCACCCCCGAGAAGTTCGATGGCATCTCGGAGAGACTACGGGTCGATTTCACCGCTGGCCTTCTCCGATCGAAAGACAGCAGCAAGATGGGGCTGACCCTCTACGCGAACCGCCGGAAAATCCTCGACGCTGAAACCGAGCAAGGTTTGAGCCGACAGTTCAATTTCAACTCATTTAATCCGGTCACCCAAGGTCGGCTGTGTATTCTCGTGTCGATCAGAAGCGTCGAGGAGCCGTCCGACATCCCGACCACTGACGAGAAAGACACTCTCAACTTCGATTACACTGCGACCAAGGAGATTCTGAAAGCAGTCGGTCGGCTGGGAGTGGAGTATCAGCGCCATTCGATGAGTAAAAAACTCCCCGGCCCAATCACCAAAGCGTATCCTCGCCGCCACCCGCAGGCGAGTAACGGTGGTGAAATCGAAGATCATGATTACTCAAGCGATCCGGACGATCCGGAGGACGTCGGTCGGAAGAACATCACCAATAAACCAGGACGGCCAGGATCGGGACGATACAATGATTTCCCGGAATACCCGCGGGTTCGAGATACTATCAAAACGCACGCGAAGTTGGGAATCTGGTGCCCGTCGGTTCTCGCTCCCGAATTCCGTCCTGCCTATGTAGGGATCACCGAAGAGATAAGCGAAGAATATGATCTCGAACCCACGGAAGGATACTACGAGAATCAGTTCAGGGAATTCCATGAAGAGGCCTACTGGCTCGAAGAGCCAATCGAAGTTGTTGATGGTCCGGATGAAGAATACGATACGGAAACAAGAGTAGAGTACCTCACCGAACTGGCGCGCCTACACGCACGCGAAGGCATTTACTACACCGGGCTGCCGGAATTTGAGGAACCGTTCTACGAAGAACAACTTGTGACGGCAGGTGCGTCTCTTGATGAACTCCAAGAAGTCGATGAGTTGACGGATGAACTCCAACCTGAGTCACCTGAAGAGCCCGACGAATCCGATGAGGAAGAAGGGGCAGAGACAGAGCGAGCAGGTGTGCTCTCGACGACGACGATTACAAATACTCTAACTGCAGAGCAAAAGGACAGAATCGAAGATCAGCATCTTCCTCCAGGTTACGACTCTCTGGATGAGGTCGACGAGGAAGCGATCGCTCATGTTCTCAAATCCGTACTCGAAGAAGCCGAGGAAGCAGAGGAGAAGCTCAAAAACATCCAGAATATGATACAGACGTAG
- a CDS encoding OBG GTPase family GTP-binding protein has product MGLEEEIEAIEEEIATTPYNKSTEAHIGRLKSKLAQKKEKLENQSGSGGGQGYAVEKHGDASVALVGFPSVGKSTLINAMTNADSETGEYEFTTLTVNPGMVDINGAHIQLLDVPGLIEGAADGRGGGKEVLSVVRSADLLVFMLSVFEIDQYDRLSKELYKNKIRIDQTEPRVTIRKKIKDGIKVTSTVDQPMDDDTIKQVLREHGYVNADINLGEELDIDRLIDGIMDNRVYTPSIVVVNKADLIDPSYKEQVDEELRKRDIDPEEATFISAVEEKGLDALKERIWNNLGLIRVYMDKPGRGVDWEEPLVVSEGATIEDALSKLGGDFEERFRFARIRGPSAKHDGQQVGEDHVLEDEDVLKLVLRK; this is encoded by the coding sequence ATGGGGCTCGAAGAGGAGATCGAGGCGATCGAGGAGGAGATAGCCACCACGCCTTACAACAAGTCCACCGAGGCCCACATCGGGCGGCTGAAGTCGAAGCTCGCCCAGAAGAAGGAGAAGCTGGAGAACCAGTCCGGCAGCGGCGGCGGGCAGGGCTACGCGGTCGAGAAGCACGGCGACGCCTCGGTCGCGCTGGTCGGCTTCCCCAGCGTCGGCAAGTCGACGCTCATCAACGCGATGACGAACGCCGACTCGGAGACCGGCGAGTACGAGTTCACGACGCTGACCGTCAACCCGGGGATGGTCGACATCAACGGCGCGCACATCCAGTTGCTCGACGTGCCCGGTCTCATCGAGGGTGCGGCGGACGGCCGCGGTGGCGGGAAGGAGGTCCTCTCGGTCGTTCGAAGCGCCGACCTGCTCGTGTTCATGCTCTCCGTGTTCGAGATCGACCAGTACGACCGGCTCAGCAAGGAGTTGTACAAAAACAAGATCCGGATCGACCAGACGGAACCCCGCGTCACCATCCGCAAGAAGATCAAAGACGGCATCAAGGTGACGTCGACGGTCGACCAGCCGATGGACGACGACACCATCAAGCAGGTCCTGCGCGAACACGGCTACGTCAACGCCGACATCAACCTCGGCGAGGAACTCGACATCGACCGGCTCATCGACGGCATCATGGACAACCGGGTGTACACGCCCTCCATCGTCGTCGTCAACAAGGCCGACCTCATCGACCCCTCCTACAAGGAGCAGGTCGACGAGGAACTGCGAAAACGGGACATCGACCCCGAGGAGGCGACGTTCATCTCCGCGGTCGAGGAGAAGGGCCTCGACGCGCTGAAAGAGCGCATCTGGAACAATCTCGGACTCATCCGCGTCTACATGGACAAGCCCGGGCGCGGCGTCGACTGGGAGGAGCCGCTGGTCGTCTCCGAGGGGGCGACCATCGAGGACGCGCTCTCGAAGCTCGGCGGCGACTTCGAGGAGCGGTTCCGGTTCGCGCGCATCCGCGGGCCGAGCGCGAAACACGACGGCCAGCAGGTCGGCGAGGACCACGTCCTGGAGGACGAGGACGTGCTGAAGCTCGTTCTGCGGAAGTAA
- a CDS encoding DUF262 domain-containing protein: MTVTQGGVRHDVSVEVNTLEDLLAMRVPLQVPDYQRPIVWDADIAQQVFDDAASLTNNTRFFGGVLLDLEDTNGARSATVWCTDGQQRLCWGNLAAAALAKKFEELGAQARADTIRRDLLQCPSRTGHQRMLRLGELDDGAFEKLVADIHADVDRPNLNEMADAIVEEVDRRVDDLADAEDLYDKLFRQHIVSVTQLGTDQDANEVFGSVNSGKRRKQLTSLDLAWSDIVQLAKDDPSVDFDRVQDEWNRLRRATQDIDVEAAVRDSIMADNMVETRQKLTKQDLQARIWTIVTDELPSAGIDLEDWVAHLADLAEMYTDIVTANIDYAGVQRVDDELSRHAENYNRINATPPRILMLGAMVRDRPADEVRELAALGEKLAFTRRVTGKKTPQEIRQYLKVLHGASGITSAFDQSDVVDAATDILQEKLPNQAAFREEFERTDWGRGEKSRYVLAVLEHEHFRPPRTRHDGFGGPLLGEPDHIAPHGAYRCLKYARWAHRLDGMEEEFEHLRDRIGNLTLLDAPANYRAGTDPYIEKRDKYYDGHPDYAMTAQLAADYDSEWSLENIRERSRGMADVAADVWWF; the protein is encoded by the coding sequence ATGACTGTAACACAAGGTGGTGTTCGCCACGACGTCTCCGTCGAGGTGAACACCCTAGAAGACCTGCTCGCGATGCGGGTACCGCTACAGGTGCCCGACTACCAGCGTCCCATCGTCTGGGACGCCGACATCGCTCAGCAGGTGTTCGACGACGCGGCATCGCTAACGAACAACACCCGGTTCTTCGGTGGCGTCCTGCTGGACCTCGAGGACACCAACGGGGCGCGCTCCGCGACGGTCTGGTGTACGGATGGCCAGCAGCGACTCTGCTGGGGCAACCTGGCGGCGGCCGCACTGGCCAAGAAGTTCGAGGAGCTGGGCGCCCAGGCACGCGCGGACACCATCCGACGTGACCTCCTGCAGTGTCCCTCGCGGACCGGTCACCAACGGATGCTCCGGCTCGGAGAGCTCGACGACGGCGCGTTCGAGAAGCTGGTCGCGGACATCCACGCCGACGTCGACAGGCCGAACCTCAACGAGATGGCGGACGCCATCGTCGAGGAGGTCGACCGGCGCGTCGATGACCTCGCCGACGCCGAAGACCTCTACGACAAGCTGTTCCGCCAGCACATCGTGTCGGTCACCCAGCTCGGAACCGACCAGGACGCGAACGAGGTGTTCGGCTCGGTCAACAGCGGCAAGCGCCGGAAGCAGCTGACCTCGCTGGACCTCGCCTGGAGCGACATCGTCCAACTCGCGAAGGACGATCCCTCGGTCGACTTCGACCGCGTCCAAGATGAGTGGAACCGGCTCCGGCGGGCAACCCAGGACATCGACGTGGAGGCCGCAGTCCGGGACTCAATCATGGCGGACAACATGGTCGAGACACGTCAGAAGCTGACGAAGCAGGACCTGCAGGCCCGCATCTGGACCATCGTTACCGACGAACTGCCGAGTGCGGGCATCGACCTCGAAGACTGGGTCGCTCACCTGGCCGACCTCGCCGAGATGTACACCGACATCGTCACGGCCAACATCGACTATGCGGGCGTCCAGCGTGTCGACGATGAACTATCCCGGCACGCGGAGAACTACAACCGCATCAACGCCACTCCGCCCCGCATCCTAATGCTGGGCGCGATGGTGCGGGACCGCCCGGCCGACGAAGTGCGTGAACTCGCAGCGCTCGGCGAGAAGCTCGCGTTCACGCGCCGGGTGACCGGCAAGAAGACGCCCCAGGAGATCCGGCAGTACCTGAAGGTGCTCCACGGCGCAAGCGGGATCACGAGCGCCTTCGACCAGTCGGACGTCGTCGACGCCGCGACGGACATCCTGCAGGAGAAGCTGCCGAACCAGGCGGCGTTCCGCGAAGAGTTCGAGCGGACCGACTGGGGTCGCGGCGAAAAGAGTCGCTACGTCCTCGCGGTGCTCGAGCACGAACACTTCCGTCCCCCGCGGACCCGGCACGACGGGTTCGGCGGGCCGCTACTCGGAGAGCCAGACCACATCGCCCCGCACGGTGCATACCGCTGTCTTAAGTACGCACGTTGGGCCCACCGGCTCGACGGGATGGAGGAGGAGTTCGAGCACCTCCGAGACCGCATCGGGAACCTCACGCTACTCGACGCTCCGGCGAACTACCGGGCAGGGACCGACCCGTACATCGAGAAGCGCGACAAGTACTACGATGGCCACCCGGACTACGCGATGACGGCGCAACTCGCCGCTGACTACGACTCGGAGTGGTCGCTCGAGAACATCCGGGAGCGCTCTCGGGGGATGGCCGACGTCGCTGCCGACGTCTGGTGGTTCTAG
- a CDS encoding beta strand repeat-containing protein, whose amino-acid sequence MTGTKNKVRGLFLAALMITSVFAGVVAFSGSVAAAANDDVTAGDVTTPAGAAHNLSNHEVGETVSHTFTFDVTVAEDTPYNNVTVDLSETVQDAGFALDSYTVSKASGSADLTVTDEGLSGTDLMVGVEDTNNGSGGDKTATVQVDATLEVTDDTTSESRVDHNIEDSFGNSATVSYKTYYEGSTHVVETVGFIEDTEVYAGETITVNTTGENTGVAVWALDSDGTRDTRVANKDTLFSNVVNIDTSGYDAGTTYQVVIGGATPANSYNFSIFNLNLNVDSPANVTLNEGVSVDVTSDNPGGAYAAYLFDASDDDSPIQTTSGTFDGDGNADVSFGVSQTGEYYVVVEQTATGITATSDTINVTEGETGSASFASNLFTQQIGDVSTFTVDLDATSTARVAVGSSGAGYQANLTVSDEDGDGQVMVNINTFAMGDGDATTTYSAVGDDQITDYGTGSAETNLRPGLIDTGTYDIQTIAGTGSYDFNSQAVATLDIGDRSTNELNIWTAPAAADLSGATAGEVIDAADAGTVTQDDTIALGDYLIHEFDAEGLSGALASNGQAGNATDQFFGLAGTDNLSVLVAQTNPDQNKDPKVLNIAPSNTEVIADAENDTYYLVTDTSSLTATRLPVGTSASPADGDNFLANVSVGPDSYLALETETQTAQFGMEARDGSVDLGEGDVVRVESAENQTISGSSTLAAGSQLTIRVQGTDEGVSFLKPTSATVQEDGSWSTSVDFSDVSANSTFTVTVRSGGQTLASPDGIVGEAAAPAAFEVSDLSAPGTATVGDEVTATATVANTGGEEGTTTVEFTFGGDVVDSQEVTLAPGESTTVEFSITADVDAGTYTHGISAGDSSQTAEITINAGTATPTQTATPTATQTATPTATATATPTDAPTDDPTETDDGDDGGQPGFGIGVALVALMGAALLALRRQN is encoded by the coding sequence ATGACAGGAACCAAAAACAAGGTCCGTGGCCTCTTCCTGGCCGCGCTGATGATTACGTCCGTTTTCGCGGGCGTCGTCGCGTTCTCAGGAAGTGTGGCTGCGGCAGCGAACGACGATGTCACCGCCGGTGACGTTACAACCCCGGCCGGTGCAGCTCACAACCTGAGCAACCACGAAGTTGGAGAAACAGTATCGCACACATTCACTTTCGACGTGACGGTCGCTGAGGACACACCGTACAACAATGTAACGGTCGACCTCAGCGAAACTGTTCAGGATGCAGGCTTTGCTCTGGACAGCTACACCGTTTCGAAGGCCTCCGGCTCGGCTGACCTCACGGTCACTGACGAAGGCCTGAGTGGCACCGACCTCATGGTCGGTGTCGAGGACACTAACAACGGTAGCGGCGGCGACAAGACCGCGACCGTCCAGGTCGACGCGACTCTCGAGGTCACTGATGACACTACCAGTGAGTCCCGCGTCGATCACAACATCGAAGATTCCTTCGGTAACTCGGCAACGGTCTCGTACAAGACCTACTACGAGGGATCGACCCACGTGGTTGAAACCGTCGGGTTCATCGAGGACACTGAAGTGTACGCTGGCGAGACTATCACGGTCAACACGACCGGCGAGAACACGGGCGTTGCTGTCTGGGCGCTCGACAGTGACGGCACGCGCGACACCCGAGTCGCGAACAAGGACACCCTGTTCTCGAACGTCGTCAACATCGATACGAGCGGCTACGACGCCGGTACGACGTATCAGGTCGTAATCGGCGGAGCGACCCCGGCCAACTCGTACAACTTCAGCATCTTCAACCTCAACCTTAACGTCGACTCTCCCGCAAACGTGACTCTCAACGAGGGGGTTTCGGTCGACGTTACGTCGGACAACCCCGGTGGCGCCTACGCCGCCTACCTGTTCGACGCGAGTGACGACGACTCGCCCATCCAGACCACGTCGGGTACCTTCGACGGGGATGGCAATGCTGACGTCAGCTTCGGCGTGAGCCAGACCGGCGAGTACTACGTCGTCGTCGAGCAGACCGCGACTGGTATCACCGCCACATCCGACACGATCAACGTGACCGAGGGTGAGACCGGTAGTGCGAGCTTCGCCAGCAACCTGTTCACGCAGCAGATTGGCGACGTCTCGACCTTCACCGTCGACCTCGACGCGACCAGCACTGCTCGCGTCGCCGTCGGTAGCTCCGGAGCGGGCTACCAGGCCAACCTCACCGTCTCCGACGAGGACGGCGACGGTCAGGTCATGGTGAACATCAACACCTTCGCCATGGGCGACGGTGACGCCACCACGACCTACTCCGCAGTCGGCGACGACCAGATCACCGACTACGGTACCGGTAGCGCCGAGACGAACCTCCGTCCCGGCCTCATCGACACCGGTACGTACGACATCCAGACCATCGCGGGCACCGGCTCCTACGACTTCAACTCGCAGGCAGTCGCGACCCTCGACATCGGCGACCGCAGCACGAACGAGCTCAACATCTGGACCGCACCGGCAGCCGCTGACCTCTCCGGCGCGACCGCAGGTGAGGTCATCGACGCCGCGGACGCAGGCACCGTCACTCAGGACGACACCATCGCCCTGGGCGACTACCTGATCCACGAGTTCGACGCAGAGGGCCTCTCCGGCGCTCTCGCATCGAACGGTCAGGCAGGCAACGCGACGGACCAGTTCTTCGGTCTTGCAGGGACCGACAACCTGTCCGTCCTCGTTGCACAGACGAACCCTGATCAGAACAAGGACCCCAAGGTCCTCAACATCGCACCGAGCAACACGGAAGTCATCGCTGACGCGGAGAACGACACGTACTACCTCGTGACCGACACGAGCAGCCTGACGGCAACCCGTCTCCCGGTTGGTACGTCCGCTTCGCCCGCAGACGGCGACAACTTCCTTGCGAACGTCTCCGTCGGTCCGGACAGCTACCTCGCACTCGAGACCGAGACGCAGACCGCGCAGTTCGGTATGGAAGCGCGTGACGGATCTGTCGATCTCGGTGAGGGCGACGTCGTCCGCGTCGAGTCTGCCGAGAACCAGACCATCTCTGGTTCCTCGACTCTCGCGGCGGGCTCCCAGCTGACCATCCGCGTGCAGGGCACGGACGAGGGCGTCTCGTTCCTGAAGCCGACGTCCGCGACGGTCCAGGAGGACGGCTCCTGGTCCACGTCCGTCGACTTCAGTGACGTCTCCGCCAACAGCACGTTCACCGTCACCGTCCGCTCGGGCGGCCAGACGCTGGCCAGCCCCGACGGCATCGTCGGCGAGGCCGCCGCACCGGCCGCGTTCGAGGTCTCTGACCTCAGCGCACCCGGTACGGCAACCGTCGGTGACGAAGTGACCGCCACGGCCACCGTCGCGAACACCGGTGGCGAGGAAGGCACGACGACTGTCGAATTCACCTTCGGCGGTGACGTCGTCGACTCTCAGGAGGTCACGCTCGCACCCGGCGAGTCCACCACGGTCGAATTCAGCATCACGGCTGACGTCGACGCAGGTACCTACACGCACGGTATCTCCGCCGGCGACTCCAGCCAGACCGCTGAGATAACGATCAACGCAGGCACGGCGACGCCGACGCAGACGGCAACGCCGACGGCAACGCAGACGGCGACGCCGACGGCAACCGCGACTGCGACGCCGACGGACGCACCGACTGACGACCCGACCGAGACTGACGACGGCGATGACGGTGGTCAGCCCGGCTTCGGCATCGGTGTCGCACTCGTCGCTCTGATGGGCGCAGCGCTCCTCGCGCTCCGCCGTCAGAACTAA
- a CDS encoding VOC family protein translates to MQATLDHTMMRVEDLDASLDWYTTHLDYEEKGRWEADTFTNVFLGPEDVHEEGALLELTYNHDGRSYDHGDAWGHIAVRVEDVYDAYEELMDEGVEDYRDPDSCGGSYAFVRDSDGHEVEIVERDHGAKWSLDHTMLRVEDADAAIGWFARKLEYDLFRRSEHDDFALYFLKPEGAADEAMSVELTYNYDGRSYDVGDAWGHVAVRCDDLHETWDTLMARGAEDYRDPASCNDRYAFTKTPDGQEVEVVTRD, encoded by the coding sequence ATGCAGGCGACACTCGACCACACCATGATGCGCGTCGAGGACCTCGACGCCAGTCTCGACTGGTACACCACACACCTCGACTACGAGGAGAAGGGTCGCTGGGAGGCCGACACGTTCACCAACGTCTTCCTCGGGCCCGAGGACGTCCACGAGGAAGGTGCGCTCCTCGAACTCACCTACAACCACGACGGCCGGAGCTACGACCACGGTGACGCCTGGGGCCACATCGCCGTCCGCGTCGAGGACGTCTACGACGCCTACGAGGAGCTCATGGACGAGGGCGTCGAGGACTACCGCGACCCCGACTCCTGTGGCGGCTCGTACGCGTTCGTCCGCGACTCCGACGGCCACGAGGTCGAGATCGTCGAGCGCGACCACGGCGCGAAGTGGAGCCTCGACCACACGATGCTCCGCGTCGAGGACGCCGACGCCGCCATCGGCTGGTTCGCCCGGAAGCTCGAGTACGACCTGTTCCGGCGCTCGGAGCACGACGACTTCGCGCTCTACTTCCTCAAGCCCGAGGGCGCCGCCGACGAAGCGATGAGCGTCGAACTCACCTACAACTACGACGGCCGGAGCTACGACGTGGGCGACGCCTGGGGCCACGTCGCAGTCCGCTGTGACGACCTCCACGAGACGTGGGACACGCTGATGGCGCGTGGCGCCGAGGACTACCGCGACCCCGCGTCCTGCAACGACCGCTACGCGTTCACCAAGACGCCCGACGGACAGGAAGTCGAAGTCGTCACGCGTGACTGA
- a CDS encoding class I SAM-dependent methyltransferase: protein MDVPCVRVEQSEGEATRQVLVEVGVLDDEYAITGDDGWLYLPVTDTDAVPGELTVVTHDAPARRTPTTPADILGDDPSYERLGDVAIVDEDDPERAQEIARAIVDSDLPVETVVDRASEIQGELRVRDWTVLVGDDTETVHREYGHEFALDLDAVYFSPRLATERHRVVEQVQSGEHVFDMFAGVGPFAIPAAARGAEVVAVDLNETAVEYLRENARRNDVTDRLTAIHGDVRDVGDDYHDWADRIVMNLPHSAQEFLDTAVAVAGDDCVLHYYDIQHEDDRFGPGERAIRAAAEPEYEVTVEERHTVRSYAPHEYNVCLDVRLTRR, encoded by the coding sequence ATGGACGTCCCCTGCGTGCGCGTCGAGCAGTCAGAGGGCGAGGCGACCCGGCAGGTCCTCGTCGAGGTCGGCGTGCTCGACGACGAGTACGCCATCACCGGCGACGACGGCTGGCTCTACCTCCCGGTGACCGACACCGACGCGGTCCCAGGGGAGCTGACGGTCGTGACCCACGACGCACCGGCGCGGCGCACACCGACGACGCCCGCCGATATCCTCGGTGACGACCCGAGCTACGAGCGCCTCGGCGACGTCGCCATCGTGGACGAGGACGACCCGGAGCGGGCCCAGGAGATCGCCCGGGCCATCGTCGACTCCGACCTGCCCGTCGAGACGGTCGTCGACCGCGCGTCCGAGATCCAGGGCGAGCTCCGGGTGCGCGACTGGACCGTGCTCGTCGGCGACGACACCGAGACCGTGCACCGCGAGTACGGCCACGAGTTCGCGCTCGACCTCGACGCGGTGTACTTCTCGCCGCGGCTCGCGACGGAGCGCCACCGGGTCGTCGAGCAGGTCCAGTCCGGCGAGCACGTCTTCGACATGTTCGCCGGGGTCGGCCCGTTCGCGATTCCGGCCGCGGCGCGCGGGGCCGAGGTCGTGGCGGTCGACCTGAACGAGACGGCCGTCGAGTACCTGCGCGAGAACGCCCGTCGGAACGACGTGACGGACCGGCTGACGGCCATCCACGGCGACGTCCGGGACGTGGGCGACGACTACCACGACTGGGCCGACCGCATCGTGATGAACCTCCCCCACAGCGCCCAGGAGTTCCTCGACACTGCGGTCGCCGTCGCCGGCGACGACTGTGTGCTCCACTACTACGACATCCAGCACGAGGACGACCGCTTCGGTCCGGGTGAGCGTGCGATTCGAGCGGCCGCAGAACCCGAGTACGAGGTGACCGTCGAGGAGCGCCACACCGTCCGCTCGTACGCACCCCACGAGTACAACGTCTGCCTGGACGTTCGCCTGACGCGACGGTGA